One genomic window of Punica granatum isolate Tunisia-2019 chromosome 1, ASM765513v2, whole genome shotgun sequence includes the following:
- the LOC116193009 gene encoding haloacid dehalogenase-like hydrolase domain-containing protein Sgpp isoform X3 — translation MMKVSSGDNAADTKISLTGSAPLEAVLFDVDGTLCDSDPIHLEAFKILFQEHFHWDGKQIGYNAGVPIDEQYYIEHFAGKHNEELAEFLFPDDIPRGVKFMEDKETMFRKLAEEKLKAIDGLYKLQKWIEDRGLKRVAVTNAPKTNAEFMISRLGLSDFFEGVILGEECEHAKPHPEPYLKGLELLKVSKEHAIIFEDSVSGIKAGVAAGMPVIGLTTRNPEHILMQAKPTFLIKTYDDPKLWAALEELDKKST, via the exons ATGATGAAGGTTTCTTCCGGCGATAATGCTGCTGACAC CAAAATTTCTCTTACGGGGTCAGCTCCACTAGAGGCTGTTCTATTTGATGTTGATGGAACTCTGTGTGATTCTGATCCTATCCATCTCGAAGCCTTCAAAATATTGTTCCAAGAG CACTTTCATTGGGATGGGAAACAGATAGGTTACAATGCTGGAGTTCCGATCGATGAGCAGTACTATATAGAGCATTTTGCTGGCAAGCACAATGAAGAACTTGCTGAATTCCTCTTCCCAGATGATATTCCTAGGGGCGTCAAATTCATGGAGGATAAGGAAACCATGTTCCGCAA GTTGGCTGAAGAAAAGTTGAAAGCTATCGATGGTCTTTACAAGTTGCAGAAGTGGATAGAAGATCGTGGGTTGAAGCGCGTGGCTGTTACTAATGCTCCTAAGACTAATGCTGAATTTATGATCTCTCGTCTTGGTCTTTCCGACTTTTTCGAAGGTGTTATCCTGGGGGAAGAATGTGAACACGCCAAGCCCCACCCAGAGCCCTACCTGAAAGGTCTGGAGCTGCTCAAGGTGTCGAAAGAACACGCTATAATATTTGAG GATTCAGTTTCGGGGATCAAAGCTGGAGTTGCAGCAGGAATGCCTGTCATTGGCTTGACAACCAGGAACCCTGAACACATACTGATGCAAGCAAAGCCGACATTTCTCATCAAGACTTACGATGATCCAAAGCTATGGGCTGCTCTGGAAGAGCTCGACAAGAAGAGCACTTGA
- the LOC116193009 gene encoding haloacid dehalogenase-like hydrolase domain-containing protein Sgpp isoform X4 — MMKVSSGDNAADTKISLTGSAPLEAVLFDVDGTLCDSDPIHLEAFKILFQEIGYNAGVPIDEQYYIEHFAGKHNEELAEFLFPDDIPRGVKFMEDKETMFRKLAEEKLKAIDGLYKLQKWIEDRGLKRVAVTNAPKTNAEFMISRLGLSDFFEGVILGEECEHAKPHPEPYLKGLELLKVSKEHAIIFEDSVSGIKAGVAAGMPVIGLTTRNPEHILMQAKPTFLIKTYDDPKLWAALEELDKKST; from the exons ATGATGAAGGTTTCTTCCGGCGATAATGCTGCTGACAC CAAAATTTCTCTTACGGGGTCAGCTCCACTAGAGGCTGTTCTATTTGATGTTGATGGAACTCTGTGTGATTCTGATCCTATCCATCTCGAAGCCTTCAAAATATTGTTCCAAGAG ATAGGTTACAATGCTGGAGTTCCGATCGATGAGCAGTACTATATAGAGCATTTTGCTGGCAAGCACAATGAAGAACTTGCTGAATTCCTCTTCCCAGATGATATTCCTAGGGGCGTCAAATTCATGGAGGATAAGGAAACCATGTTCCGCAA GTTGGCTGAAGAAAAGTTGAAAGCTATCGATGGTCTTTACAAGTTGCAGAAGTGGATAGAAGATCGTGGGTTGAAGCGCGTGGCTGTTACTAATGCTCCTAAGACTAATGCTGAATTTATGATCTCTCGTCTTGGTCTTTCCGACTTTTTCGAAGGTGTTATCCTGGGGGAAGAATGTGAACACGCCAAGCCCCACCCAGAGCCCTACCTGAAAGGTCTGGAGCTGCTCAAGGTGTCGAAAGAACACGCTATAATATTTGAG GATTCAGTTTCGGGGATCAAAGCTGGAGTTGCAGCAGGAATGCCTGTCATTGGCTTGACAACCAGGAACCCTGAACACATACTGATGCAAGCAAAGCCGACATTTCTCATCAAGACTTACGATGATCCAAAGCTATGGGCTGCTCTGGAAGAGCTCGACAAGAAGAGCACTTGA
- the LOC116193009 gene encoding haloacid dehalogenase-like hydrolase domain-containing protein Sgpp isoform X1, whose translation MMRCKRCQDLIEPVNCEQQLAPKTNILHSMPFHLDGCLSLSALRLYLPFLSSPPPPSSIYYSAPSSSSLQLSLPHSPSRHSGASSQRTSPVRSLMMTVSSGDNAADTKISLTGSAPLEAVLFDVDGTLCDSDPIHLEAFKILFQEHFHWDGKQIGYNAGVPIDEQYYIEHFAGKHNEELAEFLFPDDIPRGVKFMEDKETMFRKLAEEKLKAIDGLYKLQKWIEDRGLKRVAVTNAPKTNAEFMISRLGLSDFFEGVILGEECEHAKPHPEPYLKGLELLKVSKEHAIIFEDSVSGIKAGVAAGMPVIGLTTRNPEHILMQAKPTFLIKTYDDPKLWAALEELDKKST comes from the exons ATGATGCGATGCAAGAGGTGCCAGGATTTGATTGAACCTGTGAATTGCGAACAGCAATTGGCCCCGAAAACGAATATTCTCCATTCCATGCCATTCCATTTGGACGgatgtctctctctctcggctcTCCGCCTCTACCTCCCATTTCTCAGCTCCCCCCCTCCCCCGTcatctatatattattcagCTCCTTCATCTTCCTCCCTGCAACTCTCCCTCCCTCACTCTCCCTCACGCCACTCCGGAGCTTCCTCGCAGAGAACCTCTCCGGTTCGCTCCCTCATGATGACGGTTTCTTCCGGCGATAATGCTGCTGACAC CAAAATTTCTCTTACGGGGTCAGCTCCACTAGAGGCTGTTCTATTTGATGTTGATGGAACTCTGTGTGATTCTGATCCTATCCATCTCGAAGCCTTCAAAATATTGTTCCAAGAG CACTTTCATTGGGATGGGAAACAGATAGGTTACAATGCTGGAGTTCCGATCGATGAGCAGTACTATATAGAGCATTTTGCTGGCAAGCACAATGAAGAACTTGCTGAATTCCTCTTCCCAGATGATATTCCTAGGGGCGTCAAATTCATGGAGGATAAGGAAACCATGTTCCGCAA GTTGGCTGAAGAAAAGTTGAAAGCTATCGATGGTCTTTACAAGTTGCAGAAGTGGATAGAAGATCGTGGGTTGAAGCGCGTGGCTGTTACTAATGCTCCTAAGACTAATGCTGAATTTATGATCTCTCGTCTTGGTCTTTCCGACTTTTTCGAAGGTGTTATCCTGGGGGAAGAATGTGAACACGCCAAGCCCCACCCAGAGCCCTACCTGAAAGGTCTGGAGCTGCTCAAGGTGTCGAAAGAACACGCTATAATATTTGAG GATTCAGTTTCGGGGATCAAAGCTGGAGTTGCAGCAGGAATGCCTGTCATTGGCTTGACAACCAGGAACCCTGAACACATACTGATGCAAGCAAAGCCGACATTTCTCATCAAGACTTACGATGATCCAAAGCTATGGGCTGCTCTGGAAGAGCTCGACAAGAAGAGCACTTGA
- the LOC116193009 gene encoding haloacid dehalogenase-like hydrolase domain-containing protein Sgpp isoform X2, whose amino-acid sequence MMRCKRCQDLIEPVNCEQQLAPKTNILHSMPFHLDGCLSLSALRLYLPFLSSPPPPSSIYYSAPSSSSLQLSLPHSPSRHSGASSQRTSPVRSLMMTVSSGDNAADTKISLTGSAPLEAVLFDVDGTLCDSDPIHLEAFKILFQEIGYNAGVPIDEQYYIEHFAGKHNEELAEFLFPDDIPRGVKFMEDKETMFRKLAEEKLKAIDGLYKLQKWIEDRGLKRVAVTNAPKTNAEFMISRLGLSDFFEGVILGEECEHAKPHPEPYLKGLELLKVSKEHAIIFEDSVSGIKAGVAAGMPVIGLTTRNPEHILMQAKPTFLIKTYDDPKLWAALEELDKKST is encoded by the exons ATGATGCGATGCAAGAGGTGCCAGGATTTGATTGAACCTGTGAATTGCGAACAGCAATTGGCCCCGAAAACGAATATTCTCCATTCCATGCCATTCCATTTGGACGgatgtctctctctctcggctcTCCGCCTCTACCTCCCATTTCTCAGCTCCCCCCCTCCCCCGTcatctatatattattcagCTCCTTCATCTTCCTCCCTGCAACTCTCCCTCCCTCACTCTCCCTCACGCCACTCCGGAGCTTCCTCGCAGAGAACCTCTCCGGTTCGCTCCCTCATGATGACGGTTTCTTCCGGCGATAATGCTGCTGACAC CAAAATTTCTCTTACGGGGTCAGCTCCACTAGAGGCTGTTCTATTTGATGTTGATGGAACTCTGTGTGATTCTGATCCTATCCATCTCGAAGCCTTCAAAATATTGTTCCAAGAG ATAGGTTACAATGCTGGAGTTCCGATCGATGAGCAGTACTATATAGAGCATTTTGCTGGCAAGCACAATGAAGAACTTGCTGAATTCCTCTTCCCAGATGATATTCCTAGGGGCGTCAAATTCATGGAGGATAAGGAAACCATGTTCCGCAA GTTGGCTGAAGAAAAGTTGAAAGCTATCGATGGTCTTTACAAGTTGCAGAAGTGGATAGAAGATCGTGGGTTGAAGCGCGTGGCTGTTACTAATGCTCCTAAGACTAATGCTGAATTTATGATCTCTCGTCTTGGTCTTTCCGACTTTTTCGAAGGTGTTATCCTGGGGGAAGAATGTGAACACGCCAAGCCCCACCCAGAGCCCTACCTGAAAGGTCTGGAGCTGCTCAAGGTGTCGAAAGAACACGCTATAATATTTGAG GATTCAGTTTCGGGGATCAAAGCTGGAGTTGCAGCAGGAATGCCTGTCATTGGCTTGACAACCAGGAACCCTGAACACATACTGATGCAAGCAAAGCCGACATTTCTCATCAAGACTTACGATGATCCAAAGCTATGGGCTGCTCTGGAAGAGCTCGACAAGAAGAGCACTTGA